One stretch of Plasmodium yoelii strain 17X genome assembly, chromosome: 5 DNA includes these proteins:
- a CDS encoding cytochrome c oxidase copper chaperone, putative, with translation MGLGLTKPLNTTEESKTCAKKKKICCVCLDTKKLRDECIVNLGEEQCKKYINDHNQCLRNEGFDIK, from the coding sequence atgggATTAGGTTTAACTAAGCCATTAAATACAACTGAGGAAAGTAAAACGTgtgcaaaaaaaaagaaaatatgttGTGTATGCTTagatacaaaaaaattaagagatgAATGTATTGTTAATTTAGGAGAAGAACAAtgtaagaaatatattaatgatcatAATCAGTGCCTAAGAAATGAAGGGTTTGatatcaaataa